In a single window of the Rhodoferax saidenbachensis genome:
- a CDS encoding VOC family protein — MKFASVRLVTGDPASVDKLVYFYTRLTGVAATRPVPDFAELRIAGLVLAISTERMVQQFNAGAARAAANRSAILEFEVDDVDALHQQLGEATLDTAMPPTTMPWGNRSMLLRDPDGNVVNVFSRPMAKLQEVPHAA, encoded by the coding sequence ATGAAATTTGCCTCTGTTCGCCTTGTGACCGGCGACCCTGCCAGCGTCGACAAGCTGGTGTACTTCTATACGCGCCTGACCGGCGTAGCCGCCACCCGGCCGGTGCCAGACTTTGCGGAGCTGCGCATCGCAGGCCTGGTGCTCGCCATTTCCACCGAGCGCATGGTCCAACAGTTCAACGCGGGGGCAGCCCGCGCTGCGGCCAACCGGTCCGCCATCCTCGAATTTGAGGTGGACGATGTGGACGCCCTGCACCAGCAATTGGGCGAAGCGACCCTGGACACCGCCATGCCACCGACCACCATGCCCTGGGGCAACCGCTCCATGCTGCTGCGCGACCCGGACGGCAATGTGGTGAACGTGTTTTCCCGCCCCATGGCCAAGCTGCAGGAGGTGCCCCATGCTGCATGA
- a CDS encoding DUF1761 domain-containing protein, which produces MLHEFGAIPWLGVLVATCVASFAMGGVWFAVLFAKPYARALGRENSPPGKLAPIFLIGPFVCSLVVAITGAILLPLLHIDSAVGAAALGALVGLGYLGSTALNVAINPNIPRPLLYALVNVPYFLLSSIAIHVILVLLR; this is translated from the coding sequence ATGCTGCATGAGTTTGGCGCCATCCCCTGGCTTGGTGTGTTGGTGGCCACATGCGTGGCGTCGTTCGCCATGGGCGGCGTGTGGTTTGCGGTGCTGTTTGCCAAACCGTATGCGCGGGCCTTGGGCCGAGAAAACAGCCCCCCGGGAAAACTGGCCCCCATCTTCCTGATCGGGCCCTTTGTCTGCAGCCTCGTCGTTGCCATCACCGGCGCCATCTTGCTGCCGCTGCTGCACATCGACTCTGCAGTGGGCGCCGCAGCCCTGGGCGCGCTCGTGGGGCTGGGCTATCTGGGCTCCACGGCGTTGAATGTCGCCATCAACCCCAACATCCCGCGCCCGCTGCTCTATGCGCTGGTGAATGTGCCTTACTTCCTCCTGTCCAGCATCGCCATCCACGTCATCCTGGTGCTGCTGCGTTAG
- a CDS encoding CreA family protein, with product MKKRFALLLLSSLALAASAETVGSVSTTFKLLSPNDKVVVDVFDDPAVDGVACYLSHAKTGGYSGALGLAEDTSDAAVACRQVGPIRFKEKIDKQDEVFKASASFLFKHVRVVRMVDVKRNTLVYLSYSDKIIDGSPKNSVTAVPVPAELPIPVK from the coding sequence ATGAAAAAACGATTTGCCTTGCTGCTGCTCAGCAGCCTTGCGCTGGCCGCCAGCGCCGAGACCGTTGGCAGCGTCAGCACCACCTTCAAACTGCTCAGCCCCAACGACAAGGTGGTGGTCGATGTGTTTGACGACCCGGCGGTGGACGGCGTGGCCTGTTATCTGTCACACGCCAAAACCGGCGGCTACTCCGGTGCGCTGGGCTTGGCAGAAGACACCTCAGACGCCGCCGTGGCCTGCCGCCAGGTCGGCCCCATCCGCTTCAAAGAGAAGATCGACAAGCAAGACGAGGTGTTCAAGGCCAGCGCCTCCTTCCTCTTCAAACACGTCCGCGTGGTGCGCATGGTGGACGTGAAACGCAACACCCTGGTCTATCTGTCGTACTCCGACAAGATCATCGACGGCAGCCCCAAAAACAGCGTGACGGCGGTGCCCGTGCCCGCGGAGCTGCCGATTCCGGTGAAGTAA
- a CDS encoding substrate-binding periplasmic protein, with product MTRWTLLVTAALALLPASPVWAQKLRVAYSDIEVAPYQMGSGTDMPYAPGLVVELVQMVAQEMGLTVVFERAPQLRSFRRLQSGDIDATFAYSYAPERLHYGRYPLKDGKPDESARVFSQSYVLYRLKGSPFNWDGRAVSGLGDGAIGFNSTFSIGAELNRKGLKAEDAKTTEQNFQKLSKGRIQGYAMQELVGDNYLSTHPMPEVEKIAIPLETKAYYLMLSHQFVAQDPERAERLWAKLGKLRQDKAPELLRKYAPLTQ from the coding sequence ATGACACGCTGGACGCTGCTGGTTACCGCTGCGCTGGCTCTGTTGCCTGCCAGCCCGGTGTGGGCACAAAAACTGCGCGTGGCGTACTCAGACATCGAAGTGGCGCCCTACCAAATGGGCAGCGGCACCGACATGCCCTACGCGCCCGGCCTTGTCGTGGAGCTGGTGCAAATGGTGGCCCAGGAAATGGGGCTCACCGTGGTGTTTGAACGTGCGCCCCAGCTGCGCAGCTTTCGGCGTCTGCAGAGCGGCGATATTGATGCCACTTTTGCCTACTCCTACGCGCCCGAGCGCTTGCACTACGGCCGTTACCCCCTGAAAGACGGCAAGCCAGACGAGTCCGCGCGCGTGTTCAGCCAGTCGTATGTGTTGTACCGGCTCAAGGGCTCGCCCTTCAACTGGGACGGGCGCGCAGTCTCCGGCCTGGGCGATGGCGCCATTGGCTTCAACTCCACTTTTTCCATTGGCGCCGAACTCAACCGCAAAGGCCTGAAAGCCGAAGACGCCAAGACCACCGAGCAGAACTTCCAGAAGTTATCCAAGGGCCGCATCCAGGGCTATGCCATGCAAGAGCTGGTGGGCGACAACTACCTGAGCACGCACCCCATGCCAGAGGTGGAGAAGATCGCCATCCCGCTGGAGACCAAGGCCTATTACCTGATGCTGAGCCACCAGTTTGTGGCGCAAGACCCCGAGCGCGCCGAACGCCTGTGGGCCAAACTGGGCAAGCTGCGCCAGGACAAGGCGCCGGAGCTGCTGCGCAAATACGCACCGCTGACGCAGTAG
- a CDS encoding helix-turn-helix transcriptional regulator has product MSRLARLFDLLHILRSHRRAVSGQALAQQLGISIRTLYRDIASLQAQGAKIDGEPGVGYMLKPGFVLPPLMFTPEEVESLVLGARWVAQQTDAGLAAAARSALARIAAVLPPEQRHDLEASALLVATRQRNPSGQSADHEPLAVTVAPELLRKAVRTEHKLHITYQDAQGAQSQRTVWPFALAYFEHARVLMCWCELRQDFRYFRTDRIASAELLDTRTPQRKQALLKAWRLTLTPDKRFTVLPETDSL; this is encoded by the coding sequence ATGTCCCGTTTGGCCCGCCTTTTTGATCTGCTCCACATCCTGCGCAGCCACCGCCGCGCGGTGAGTGGCCAGGCACTGGCGCAGCAGTTGGGCATCAGCATTCGCACGCTCTACCGTGACATTGCCAGCCTGCAGGCACAGGGCGCAAAGATCGACGGGGAGCCAGGCGTGGGCTACATGCTCAAACCCGGGTTCGTGCTGCCGCCGCTGATGTTCACGCCCGAAGAAGTCGAGTCTTTGGTGTTGGGTGCGCGCTGGGTGGCGCAGCAGACCGATGCGGGTTTGGCCGCTGCGGCGCGCAGCGCATTGGCACGCATTGCGGCGGTGCTGCCCCCGGAGCAGCGCCATGACCTGGAGGCATCGGCCTTGTTGGTGGCCACCCGGCAGAGAAACCCGAGTGGCCAGAGCGCAGACCACGAACCGCTGGCCGTGACCGTGGCCCCCGAACTCCTGCGCAAGGCAGTGCGCACGGAGCACAAGCTGCACATCACCTACCAGGATGCCCAGGGCGCCCAGTCCCAGCGCACCGTCTGGCCGTTTGCCCTGGCCTACTTCGAGCACGCGCGCGTGCTCATGTGCTGGTGCGAACTGCGGCAAGATTTTCGCTACTTCCGCACCGACCGCATCGCCAGCGCCGAGCTGCTGGACACCCGCACCCCCCAGCGCAAACAGGCGCTGCTCAAGGCCTGGCGGCTAACCCTCACACCCGACAAGCGATTCACCGTACTGCCAGAAACTGACAGCCTCTAA